One window from the genome of Treponema sp. OMZ 838 encodes:
- the rd gene encoding rubredoxin, whose translation MDKYVCDLCGYEYDPNTGDPEGNIKPGTQFEDLPNTWVCPLCGVSKEGFKKV comes from the coding sequence ATGGATAAATATGTATGCGATTTATGCGGTTATGAGTATGATCCTAATACCGGCGATCCTGAAGGTAACATTAAACCCGGTACTCAATTTGAAGATTTGCCCAATACGTGGGTATGTCCGCTCTGCGGCGTTTCGAAGGAAGGATTTAAAAAGGTTTAA
- a CDS encoding radical SAM protein, whose amino-acid sequence MIRDFCCIEYEHCTACPKRCGVNRNAGERGFCGETAELRIAWAGLHFGEEPPVSGAGGSGTIFLTGCNLRCVFCQNFQISQEGMGRAVTEQEFIEICLTLQNAGAENINIVTGSHAVPALGAGLRAAKQHGLTVPVVWNSSAYETAEALESIADTVDGWLPDLKTLNPETSRRVFAAPDYPEQACAAIETMARLSPLNLTPPDEQYPFGKMLSGVIVRHLALPGKLEDSQAVLRWFAQKLKGKALLSLMTQYTPITANPKARRIDAFSNRLLDESEDIQLRTFLEDLNIDDGFYQELVSDLDWLPDFNRVHTFSSALSKPLWHWKTGWVH is encoded by the coding sequence GTGATACGGGATTTTTGCTGCATAGAATATGAGCACTGTACCGCCTGTCCAAAGCGCTGCGGGGTAAATAGGAACGCCGGAGAGCGAGGTTTTTGCGGAGAAACGGCGGAGCTGCGCATTGCATGGGCAGGGTTACACTTTGGAGAAGAGCCTCCGGTAAGCGGAGCGGGCGGTTCGGGAACGATATTCCTTACCGGCTGTAATCTCCGCTGTGTTTTTTGCCAAAACTTTCAAATTTCGCAAGAGGGTATGGGACGTGCCGTAACGGAACAGGAATTTATCGAAATATGCCTAACACTCCAGAACGCGGGAGCGGAAAACATCAACATCGTTACGGGCAGTCATGCGGTGCCGGCTTTGGGGGCAGGGCTCCGAGCCGCAAAGCAGCACGGTTTAACTGTTCCTGTCGTGTGGAACTCCTCCGCCTATGAAACGGCGGAAGCGCTCGAATCGATTGCAGATACCGTCGACGGATGGCTGCCCGACCTCAAAACGCTTAATCCCGAAACATCCCGCCGTGTTTTTGCCGCTCCGGATTATCCCGAACAAGCCTGTGCTGCAATCGAGACAATGGCACGGCTTTCTCCCCTCAACCTTACCCCGCCCGATGAGCAGTATCCGTTCGGTAAAATGCTGTCAGGCGTTATTGTCCGGCATCTTGCGCTTCCGGGAAAATTAGAGGATTCGCAAGCGGTACTCCGTTGGTTCGCTCAAAAGCTTAAAGGCAAGGCGCTGCTTTCGCTGATGACTCAGTACACGCCCATTACGGCAAATCCGAAAGCACGGCGCATCGACGCTTTTTCCAACCGCTTACTCGATGAATCCGAGGATATCCAACTGCGTACCTTCCTTGAAGATTTAAACATCGACGACGGTTTTTATCAAGAATTGGTAAGCGACTTGGATTGGCTCCCCGATTTTAACCGTGTACATACCTTTTCTTCCGCACTGTCAAAACCGCTCTGGCATTGGAAAACCGGCTGGGTACATTAA
- a CDS encoding TRAP transporter permease, with amino-acid sequence MATEKTIDQKALLEEFERESRTRNFVNPIFTKILKWTALLVTFYHLAYASGYIRPETLRHRSIHVGMILLMTFAIYPAFKRSSRKVIAWYDYILMILSVIIPVYMWVNYQAIIDRVGDANLTDVIMGTILVALVIEAARRITGWALPVIGIIFMIYALMGARQGLIPINVPGLFLHRGFKWPKLIGHLFSNTEGIYGTSVNVSSTYIFLFIVFGEIMNKCGMGKFFNDIAIGLAGHTKGGPAKVAVIAAGLLGSINGSAIANVVTTGSFTIPLMKKIGYSKEFSGAVSSTASVGGQLLPPIMGAAAFIMAETLGIKYKEIVVAAAIPALIYYLGIIFQIQLRASKDKLDGMPKDQLPKVKETLKMYWHLTIPILFLVYMLFFSGYTVIKGAFLTIILTIIIAQLKKETRMSLKDIEAAFVASAKSTVSVAIACACVGIVIGVSSLTGFTINMASAIISLGGKSLLLTLVFTMVTCMLLGMGLPSIPAYIITVTIAAPALIELGIAPLAAHLFCFYFAMFANITPPVALASFAAAGISGGNPMKTGIVSIKLALAGFIIPYMFVYNNQLLLMDTNIWQGIQVALTACVGVFLISAAVEGYFHTKVNIFMRLLMLAGAFLLIDSALLTDLAGVGIFVASIFIQRILARREARHAAA; translated from the coding sequence TTGGCTACAGAAAAAACAATAGACCAAAAGGCTCTCTTGGAAGAATTTGAACGGGAAAGTAGAACTCGAAACTTTGTTAACCCGATTTTTACAAAAATTCTCAAGTGGACAGCACTGCTGGTTACCTTTTACCATTTGGCGTATGCTTCCGGCTATATCCGGCCGGAGACCTTGCGCCATCGTTCCATTCACGTCGGCATGATTTTGTTGATGACTTTTGCAATCTATCCTGCATTTAAAAGATCGAGTAGAAAAGTTATCGCATGGTATGATTACATACTGATGATTTTGTCCGTTATCATTCCCGTCTACATGTGGGTGAATTATCAAGCTATCATTGACAGGGTAGGGGATGCAAACCTGACGGACGTTATCATGGGGACCATATTGGTTGCATTGGTAATAGAGGCTGCACGGCGGATTACGGGTTGGGCATTACCGGTTATCGGCATTATCTTTATGATTTATGCGCTGATGGGCGCTCGTCAGGGGCTTATCCCGATAAACGTGCCGGGTCTGTTTTTGCATAGAGGTTTTAAATGGCCTAAATTGATTGGGCACCTCTTTTCCAATACGGAAGGCATTTACGGCACGTCGGTCAACGTTTCTTCAACGTACATTTTCTTATTCATCGTATTCGGCGAAATTATGAATAAATGCGGAATGGGAAAATTCTTTAATGACATTGCTATCGGTTTGGCGGGGCATACGAAAGGCGGCCCTGCAAAGGTCGCAGTTATTGCAGCGGGCTTGCTCGGAAGTATCAATGGCTCTGCAATTGCGAATGTCGTTACTACCGGTTCGTTCACCATTCCGCTTATGAAGAAAATCGGGTACAGCAAAGAATTCTCCGGTGCGGTTTCGTCAACTGCTTCCGTAGGTGGTCAGCTCTTACCGCCGATTATGGGTGCAGCCGCATTTATTATGGCGGAAACGCTCGGTATTAAATACAAAGAGATTGTCGTTGCGGCGGCTATCCCCGCGCTGATTTACTATTTGGGTATTATCTTCCAGATTCAGCTGCGTGCGTCGAAGGACAAACTCGACGGTATGCCGAAAGATCAGCTGCCCAAGGTGAAAGAAACGCTGAAAATGTACTGGCATCTGACCATCCCGATTTTATTCTTGGTGTATATGCTGTTCTTTAGCGGTTATACCGTTATCAAAGGTGCTTTTTTAACCATCATTTTGACAATCATTATTGCGCAGCTTAAAAAAGAAACGCGCATGAGCTTAAAAGATATAGAGGCTGCTTTTGTCGCTTCCGCAAAATCGACGGTATCGGTTGCGATTGCCTGTGCTTGTGTCGGTATCGTTATCGGTGTGTCGAGCTTAACCGGCTTTACCATCAATATGGCAAGTGCGATTATCTCGCTCGGCGGAAAGAGCTTGTTGCTGACGCTTGTCTTTACGATGGTTACCTGTATGCTGCTTGGTATGGGCTTACCGAGTATTCCTGCGTACATCATTACCGTAACGATTGCGGCTCCTGCGCTGATAGAGCTCGGCATTGCGCCGTTGGCTGCCCACCTGTTCTGCTTCTACTTTGCGATGTTCGCCAATATTACGCCGCCGGTTGCGCTTGCCTCATTTGCCGCAGCAGGTATATCGGGCGGTAATCCGATGAAGACGGGAATTGTATCCATTAAGCTGGCGCTCGCCGGTTTTATTATTCCGTATATGTTCGTCTACAATAATCAGCTGCTATTAATGGATACGAATATTTGGCAGGGTATTCAGGTTGCGCTTACCGCATGCGTCGGCGTCTTTTTAATCAGCGCCGCTGTAGAAGGGTATTTCCACACTAAGGTGAATATTTTCATGCGGCTCTTGATGCTTGCAGGAGCGTTCTTGCTCATCGACAGCGCCTTATTAACCGACCTTGCCGGCGTCGGGATCTTTGTTGCGTCTATCTTTATCCAGCGCATACTCGCGCGGAGAGAAGCACGGCACGCAGCCGCCTAG
- a CDS encoding DUF1850 domain-containing protein, translating to MERLFAALWLMPTRAFLHKVCLLIVAVLLPLGCSSDETIEISNQVTKERYCIQTVQTGDVLSFEWEHSFEHVLWKEFYRVTDEHTFKLFTIAVQGFGAGIPAEMDCTYRYEDGFIYMENIEGSVFKEFNWIHSQKHLKNITINDTVLIRGEELPQRAKIRLGLQKKR from the coding sequence ATGGAACGGCTTTTTGCTGCATTGTGGCTCATGCCTACGCGGGCATTCTTGCATAAAGTGTGCCTGCTTATTGTCGCCGTACTGCTGCCGTTAGGCTGTTCCTCCGATGAGACTATCGAAATTTCCAATCAGGTAACGAAAGAACGGTATTGCATTCAAACAGTGCAGACAGGCGATGTTCTTTCGTTTGAGTGGGAACATTCGTTTGAACATGTCTTATGGAAAGAATTTTATCGGGTAACCGATGAACATACGTTTAAACTTTTTACCATTGCCGTTCAAGGTTTCGGCGCCGGTATTCCGGCGGAGATGGACTGTACCTACCGATATGAGGACGGGTTTATCTATATGGAAAATATAGAAGGCAGTGTGTTCAAAGAGTTTAATTGGATCCATTCGCAAAAACATCTCAAAAACATCACGATAAATGATACCGTGCTCATACGGGGAGAAGAGCTTCCCCAGCGAGCAAAAATACGGTTAGGCTTACAGAAGAAGCGCTGA
- a CDS encoding TAXI family TRAP transporter solute-binding subunit, with translation MKTVRVTFGLLCMVALIAMTTIGCEKSGSGEKSEHHLDRTKEFVTVATGPTSGIYFPIGGAFAEALKSAGYNTSSQATGASAENISMISKGEAELAIAMQDSVMQAYKGFGAYEGKANPKLTACMRLWPNYVQLVTLRKSGIKTVADLKGKRVGVGAANSGVELNARMIYEAYGMTYADSKVDYLSYGEAIDQMKNGQCDAAFVTSGLPNGTIMELATSYDMEIVPIDGAGRDALIQKYPFFSQTIIPANTYNNTADVNTVFVYNIMLVNSELSEEVVYDMLTVIFDNISTIKASHNAANKHIDLSFGVEDVKIPLHPGAVKFWQEKGFKTPQN, from the coding sequence ATGAAAACAGTAAGAGTAACTTTCGGATTGCTGTGTATGGTGGCATTGATTGCGATGACAACAATCGGCTGTGAAAAAAGCGGCAGCGGCGAAAAATCCGAGCATCACCTTGACAGAACAAAAGAGTTTGTCACAGTTGCAACAGGCCCTACAAGCGGTATTTATTTCCCGATCGGCGGAGCTTTCGCAGAAGCATTAAAATCGGCTGGGTATAATACCAGTTCACAAGCGACCGGCGCATCAGCCGAAAACATTTCGATGATCTCGAAGGGTGAAGCGGAGCTTGCAATCGCAATGCAGGACTCCGTTATGCAGGCATATAAGGGCTTCGGCGCCTATGAAGGTAAAGCGAATCCTAAGCTGACTGCTTGTATGCGTTTGTGGCCGAATTATGTACAGCTCGTAACACTGCGCAAATCCGGTATCAAAACCGTTGCAGATTTGAAAGGAAAACGTGTCGGCGTCGGTGCTGCAAACTCCGGTGTTGAGTTAAATGCCCGTATGATTTATGAAGCCTACGGTATGACGTATGCCGATAGCAAGGTTGACTATCTGTCATACGGTGAAGCAATCGATCAAATGAAAAACGGTCAGTGCGATGCAGCTTTTGTTACGTCCGGTCTTCCGAATGGAACGATTATGGAGCTTGCTACCAGCTATGATATGGAAATTGTTCCGATTGATGGAGCAGGTCGGGATGCTCTGATTCAAAAGTATCCGTTCTTCTCACAGACGATCATTCCGGCAAATACCTATAACAACACTGCAGATGTTAATACCGTTTTTGTATATAACATCATGCTGGTAAACAGCGAACTTTCAGAAGAGGTCGTATATGATATGCTGACTGTTATCTTCGATAATATTTCGACGATTAAAGCATCGCACAATGCGGCAAATAAGCATATCGATTTGTCCTTCGGTGTAGAGGATGTGAAAATTCCGCTGCATCCGGGCGCTGTAAAATTCTGGCAGGAAAAAGGTTTTAAGACTCCGCAGAATTAA
- a CDS encoding methyl-accepting chemotaxis protein: MAHTVSNTQSKLSFFSIRNKMITAFAFFSVFILLVVYIVAVYLASVSLMNNTEYFLKELVKNSSKVLDERSQALFGKLEAFSNLPAIQDETIPYQEKIQLFKNEIQMQKQRGWLSFGISGLDGMLYRTDNTVEKVAGTDWFQSARKGKYVITEPAASSASRKYIFTVAIPMRDLQGKIIGVINATILGDALSNLISDIIIGETGTAYLVSSSGTILGNRRPEILYKSIYSEIIGSETNAYAQFLKQSLASHKSSVNVSEIKGVKYISAVASMRYADWTLLLTAPVSEFMAENISNLIKTFILIALIQLAVAIALGFYIARNITHPIKHVIAALRNIAQGEGDLTIELPASGKDETSVLSSYFNQTIAKLRNSIQKIGIDSREMEAVGSDLESNMMSVSEVVSNITAGIEDLKHRFVEQEESVSGTASAIEHIITTLRVLDESIGKQAAMVTESSSSFDKMSHSIDTVGENVAETREVIRHLSTATNDGRETLVKANEVSQRISEASGDLIEAGAVIENIASQTNLLAMNAAIEAAHAGEAGKGFAVVASEIRKLAEESSTQGKKISITLKNLSVEIDTLASAAAGAVEKFNIISGYSKGLSTSIEGVVQAMDEQEENGKIIWGIINDVTGVTNEVKSGSGEMLTDGEKVVSATKRLDDLTRILRENIEDIASQTELINEAAQESLEIAVKNKQSIDGLVLEVGKFKTER; encoded by the coding sequence ATGGCACATACGGTTTCAAATACACAGAGCAAACTTTCATTTTTTTCAATTAGGAATAAGATGATAACCGCTTTCGCCTTTTTTTCGGTGTTCATTTTGCTGGTAGTCTATATTGTCGCGGTATATCTTGCATCCGTATCCCTCATGAATAATACCGAATATTTTTTAAAGGAATTGGTTAAAAATTCGTCAAAAGTTTTGGACGAACGTTCCCAAGCGCTTTTCGGAAAATTGGAGGCTTTTTCCAACTTGCCTGCCATTCAGGATGAAACGATACCATATCAAGAAAAAATACAATTATTTAAGAATGAGATACAGATGCAAAAGCAGCGTGGCTGGCTCAGCTTCGGTATCAGCGGGCTTGACGGTATGCTCTATCGGACAGATAACACGGTTGAAAAAGTTGCCGGTACCGATTGGTTCCAATCGGCGCGTAAAGGAAAGTATGTAATTACCGAACCTGCGGCGTCCTCTGCCTCCCGGAAGTATATATTCACCGTTGCAATTCCTATGCGTGATTTACAGGGAAAAATCATCGGCGTTATCAACGCAACTATTTTGGGTGATGCGCTTTCAAATTTGATTAGCGATATTATCATCGGTGAAACCGGGACTGCATATCTGGTGAGTTCGTCCGGCACTATCTTAGGAAATCGGCGTCCCGAAATTCTTTATAAGAGTATTTACAGCGAGATAATCGGAAGTGAGACAAATGCCTATGCACAGTTTCTTAAACAATCGCTTGCGTCGCATAAGTCCTCTGTGAATGTATCTGAAATAAAAGGCGTTAAGTATATATCTGCCGTTGCGTCGATGCGGTATGCAGATTGGACGCTCCTCTTAACTGCTCCCGTGTCGGAGTTTATGGCGGAGAATATTTCGAATTTGATTAAAACATTTATTCTTATCGCGTTAATTCAGTTGGCAGTTGCAATAGCGCTTGGTTTCTATATTGCACGGAATATCACCCATCCCATCAAGCACGTTATTGCAGCGCTTCGAAATATTGCACAGGGAGAGGGAGACCTTACCATAGAGCTGCCTGCGAGCGGTAAAGATGAAACGAGTGTATTGTCATCATACTTTAATCAGACTATTGCGAAATTGAGAAATTCAATTCAAAAAATCGGTATCGACTCTCGTGAGATGGAAGCGGTCGGTTCCGATCTTGAAAGTAATATGATGTCGGTTAGTGAGGTTGTTTCAAATATTACTGCCGGTATTGAAGATTTAAAACATCGGTTCGTCGAACAGGAAGAAAGCGTATCCGGTACGGCTTCTGCTATCGAGCACATCATAACGACGCTGAGAGTCTTGGATGAAAGTATCGGCAAACAGGCCGCTATGGTTACCGAATCCTCATCTTCATTTGATAAGATGTCTCACAGTATCGATACCGTAGGAGAAAACGTTGCAGAGACCAGAGAGGTTATTCGTCATCTTTCTACGGCTACGAACGATGGCCGCGAAACACTGGTAAAAGCAAATGAGGTTTCACAGCGGATATCGGAAGCGTCGGGCGATTTAATTGAGGCCGGTGCCGTAATAGAAAACATCGCGAGTCAAACGAACCTGCTTGCAATGAATGCTGCAATCGAGGCTGCTCATGCGGGAGAAGCCGGTAAGGGATTTGCCGTTGTTGCCTCCGAGATTAGAAAACTTGCAGAAGAGTCCAGTACGCAGGGTAAAAAGATTTCCATCACTTTGAAGAATCTTTCTGTTGAAATCGATACGCTCGCGAGTGCTGCTGCCGGTGCTGTTGAAAAGTTTAATATCATTTCCGGCTACTCCAAAGGCTTAAGCACCTCTATTGAAGGGGTGGTGCAGGCGATGGATGAGCAGGAAGAAAATGGAAAAATTATCTGGGGTATCATCAACGATGTTACCGGCGTGACAAACGAAGTAAAGAGCGGTTCCGGTGAAATGCTTACCGACGGTGAGAAGGTTGTTTCGGCAACAAAACGGTTGGATGATTTAACGCGTATTTTACGGGAAAACATAGAGGATATTGCCTCGCAGACGGAGCTAATCAACGAGGCTGCACAAGAGTCTCTTGAAATTGCCGTCAAAAATAAGCAAAGTATAGACGGTCTTGTCTTGGAAGTAGGCAAGTTTAAAACAGAGAGATAA
- a CDS encoding ABC transporter substrate-binding protein, protein MRKAFHDLLQKNVSVLFMLLAVFCTGCMNAKTTDTAAEIEFWSFPNFTSDTGVEGDFEKSLIAAFEKENPSIKVHFTLISFTDGAEKIEKAIAEGKAPDIIYDAPGRIIGWAGKGLLEPLDDVLATEKPYITTELLTVSAGKDRRTYMYPMHEGAFSMAFNKEMLEDLHLIDLLPYKRRDRQWTVEEYERLLTALKEKLPAGIVPGVFYYKNMGGDQGTRAFLVNLYGNANLLNGDYSSYIYNSEQAVRNVDWTVRAMKRGLLLDGKDLTSNDAIAMFVSAKAAHTILYSPQLNKMNDGKRRYKGKDFTPIYMPFPNNAGAPLLEFLAGGACVFNNGNVNKVKAAKKFLHFAATDEVWAPKLINATGGFPASSKIQIETEDAEILYNSVLQRFFGQYYNNITGFAKMREYWNALLKEAASGNDIQATLNRFVRDSNATLKE, encoded by the coding sequence ATGAGGAAAGCTTTTCACGATTTATTACAAAAAAATGTATCTGTGCTGTTTATGCTGTTAGCGGTGTTTTGTACAGGATGTATGAATGCTAAAACAACCGATACCGCTGCGGAGATTGAATTTTGGTCGTTCCCTAATTTTACCTCCGATACCGGTGTCGAAGGCGATTTTGAAAAGAGTTTAATCGCGGCGTTTGAAAAAGAAAATCCTTCAATTAAAGTACATTTTACACTGATAAGTTTTACCGATGGAGCGGAAAAGATTGAAAAAGCCATAGCGGAAGGCAAGGCTCCCGATATTATTTATGATGCCCCCGGCCGAATTATCGGATGGGCGGGGAAGGGCCTGCTTGAACCGCTTGATGATGTTCTCGCAACTGAAAAACCGTATATCACGACGGAGCTTTTGACTGTTTCTGCCGGTAAAGATAGACGCACCTATATGTACCCGATGCACGAAGGTGCTTTTTCGATGGCGTTCAATAAAGAAATGCTCGAAGATCTGCATCTTATCGATTTGCTGCCGTATAAGCGGAGAGACCGCCAGTGGACGGTTGAAGAGTATGAAAGGCTTTTAACTGCCCTTAAAGAAAAGCTTCCGGCAGGAATTGTCCCGGGTGTTTTCTACTATAAGAACATGGGCGGCGACCAGGGTACCAGAGCGTTTTTGGTGAACCTTTATGGAAACGCAAATCTGTTAAATGGAGATTATTCAAGTTATATCTATAATTCTGAGCAAGCGGTACGGAATGTGGACTGGACGGTACGTGCAATGAAGCGGGGACTTTTGCTCGACGGAAAGGATCTTACTTCAAACGATGCGATTGCAATGTTTGTTTCCGCAAAAGCTGCGCATACTATCTTGTATTCTCCTCAGCTTAATAAAATGAATGACGGCAAACGGCGGTATAAAGGAAAAGATTTTACACCGATCTATATGCCTTTCCCCAATAATGCCGGCGCTCCGCTTCTGGAATTTTTAGCAGGCGGTGCTTGTGTCTTTAATAACGGCAATGTAAATAAAGTTAAGGCAGCCAAGAAGTTTCTTCATTTTGCCGCTACCGACGAAGTATGGGCACCTAAGTTGATAAACGCAACCGGTGGCTTTCCGGCAAGCTCTAAAATTCAAATAGAAACTGAGGATGCCGAAATTCTCTATAATTCGGTACTTCAGCGTTTTTTCGGTCAGTATTACAATAACATTACCGGCTTTGCCAAGATGCGGGAATATTGGAATGCGCTTTTAAAAGAAGCTGCATCGGGAAATGATATTCAAGCTACGTTGAACCGCTTTGTGCGAGATTCCAATGCTACGCTGAAAGAGTAA
- the tgt gene encoding tRNA guanosine(34) transglycosylase Tgt → MRERKNIYTLLHQDAGLAARTGVIRLPHGTVQTPAFMPVGTAATVKGITKDDLHEIGFEIILANTYHLFLRPGMDVIKQAGGLHGFSGWNKNFLTDSGGFQVFSLSQLRKIKEEGVTFQSHIDGSRQFLSPEIAVQVQAAFNSDIQMQLDICSPYGIPKKETEKALTLTTAWMHRAVREWDQTEGYEGSLFPIIQGGFFEDLRIRSIESIMECDPHGIAIGGLSVGEPEEVYKEFLAFTAAHVPKHKPLYVMGIGTPDYILEAVKNGVDIFDCVLPSRNARNGNLFTRTGPISIKKKEYEYDFGPIDPSCSCKVCRNYSRAYLRHLFRCKEILYSMLATYHNLAFLHRMVAEIRDAITADRFSEYYRSFLKDYYGRA, encoded by the coding sequence ATGAGAGAACGAAAAAATATCTATACGCTTTTACATCAGGATGCAGGTTTAGCTGCCCGCACGGGAGTGATACGCCTGCCTCACGGTACGGTGCAAACCCCCGCCTTTATGCCGGTGGGAACGGCGGCGACGGTAAAGGGTATAACCAAGGATGATTTACACGAAATAGGTTTTGAAATCATTTTAGCGAATACCTATCACCTCTTTTTGCGGCCGGGTATGGACGTTATCAAGCAGGCGGGCGGGCTGCACGGGTTTTCCGGCTGGAATAAAAACTTTTTGACGGATTCAGGCGGATTTCAGGTATTCTCGCTGTCTCAACTACGGAAAATTAAGGAAGAAGGCGTAACATTTCAGAGCCATATCGATGGCAGCAGGCAGTTTTTAAGCCCCGAAATCGCGGTACAGGTGCAGGCCGCCTTTAACAGCGACATTCAAATGCAGCTCGATATCTGTTCCCCCTACGGTATTCCCAAAAAGGAAACCGAAAAAGCGCTGACACTGACAACTGCGTGGATGCATCGGGCGGTGCGGGAATGGGATCAAACGGAAGGGTACGAGGGAAGCCTTTTCCCGATTATACAAGGCGGTTTTTTTGAAGATCTCCGTATCAGAAGTATCGAATCGATTATGGAATGTGATCCGCACGGTATCGCAATCGGCGGTCTTTCCGTCGGCGAGCCTGAGGAAGTGTACAAGGAATTTTTGGCCTTTACCGCCGCGCATGTTCCCAAACATAAACCGCTCTATGTGATGGGTATCGGCACCCCCGATTATATTTTAGAGGCGGTAAAGAACGGCGTTGATATTTTTGACTGCGTGCTTCCGTCGCGGAATGCGCGGAACGGAAACTTGTTTACTCGTACCGGGCCCATCTCAATTAAAAAGAAAGAATATGAATACGATTTCGGCCCGATCGATCCGAGCTGCTCCTGCAAGGTATGCCGGAATTACAGCCGCGCGTATCTGCGGCACCTGTTCCGCTGTAAGGAAATTCTGTATTCGATGCTTGCAACCTACCATAACTTAGCATTCCTCCATCGAATGGTTGCCGAAATCAGGGATGCAATTACCGCAGACCGTTTTTCGGAATACTACCGCAGCTTCCTTAAAGATTATTACGGACGGGCTTGA